The genomic interval GGAGCCTTTCGCTCCCCCGGATACCGTCTACGGGGGGTAGAAGCGGAATAGCTCCGCGAGGAGTCGGGGGAGAGAAGAAGGGTGTCCGGATGCCGCCTCGCGTCACTCGCCCGCCTAAGCACGTCTCCGAGCCAGTAAGGTCGTTGCCAAGTAGATTCGGATACGCGACGCCCCCGTTGccctttttccgttttctccccccccccctttcttcctttgcatttcattttatttcatctcattcCATTTCACTGTAAGCGAACTATACATGTGCGCGAGAAATGTGAGaacatatatactatatttatttatacgaagGAAACTTTCGATTCGGAACACCCTTTCGACCGGACCGTTGTATCCGGTGCCCGCGAATCTTCGAGATCGCGGAGTACGCGAGGTGTCGATGGAAATCGTCTGATTTCCCTGGAATTTAAACCGCGCGGTGAGAAACGATCGTGGGAACTCTCGACTTCTCGCCCGCAACCGATTAAACATCGAGAATATCAAGATCCGCAGCGGGATCTCCTTTCACGCGCGCTACTCGCCGCCCGCTTCTGACGCAACGAAGCCGAGAGGAGTTTCTTCcgcatttagttttttttttttttttttgtttgttccaTCCTCACTTCGAATGCGGGCGTACGACACTTCCGGCAACAATCGCCAGCCCCCCGACGCTctcctttctcttttattcgcCCGACCGCGAGCGGTGTCCTTTTTATCTGATCGAAAACTGTGCTGCGACGATTAGCAGGAATTAATTTCGTATCGAGATTGAGgggcgtgtaaaatttttggggatttttttttctttcatttttcagtagCGTGGTTTTCACGAACTGGTTACACAACTCCGCGTGTAATACGACGGAGTAACCGACTCTCGTGATTTGTTGGCTAATTAATTAAGCCCCGCATTGCGATGAAGCTAAATAATGCATCGCGGTTTTTCGTCGCTGGATCAAATACGGTAGAAATAATTAAAGGTGATAAACGCGGAACACGGCGGAGCGAGGTATCGAGTTCAGAAACAATTagacacgtgtatataccgaCGTAATAAATTTCGTACAACGTTACTcggaattatattatacgtatcaaAACTGCGTTTCGAACTATTTCTAATTCGAAACGACGCGGAACGCAGTctggaccagaaaaaaaacgaaaaaaacgagagaaaaggagCCACCCGCGACCAGAAGAATCCGACGTCGCCTCGCTTTCAAGTGGGTAGGACGACCCGGCTCTATTGCCCGGATACTTGACCGCGACCGTGCATCCCATAAATCCCAAACCGACAAAGTGTAGGTCGCTCGAAGGCTGCTCGCCCTTCCGTACGGTCATGTTTACCCACCTATGTAGAGGAATTAGGTACGCGCGGCTCGCGAATACCGTGGCCAAAATGCCTTCGGTCTTCGAAATGGACCGAAACGCCTCGGGTTTTCATAGCACTCGTTCGCTAAGATATCGCGAATGTTCCCGCGAAATATAGGTACGTAAGTATAACGAACTGCACGAggcgatcgatcgtcggagcGGAAGGATTGACGTTTAAAGTCGGCGTATAATTACTCGATTTCGATTAGCCGGTTCACTTAATTACCCCGTTCCGTATATAGTAGCTGCACGTTAAAGGTAAAATGGATTAATAATATCGCGTGTATAAAGTTAACGAGAATGAGGATATGTCGCTTCAATTTATCGAACTTGCCATTTCGCAGTCGGTCTTTTCCAGCTGTACCGAGTAAAATACGGTACCCTCTGCCATTATATCCGCCGTCTGCGCCGTGTGTgctacctacgtacctacgtacgtacgtacgtacgtatatcgtataataGGCCAACGACTAGTTACCAAAGTACTTCTAGAACGTGTGTCATGTGTGCGAAATGTGGGCCGATGTATGGGTGGCCGGAGGCTTTCACAAACGCGCACACACCTAATGAAAATGACTTGTGGACGAGCGTGCAGCCCGCAGCCCGCAGCGTGCACAGTCCGGAAGATGAGCAGCGTGGTGCAGCGCTACGGACAATAGAGAACGGGGAGGTGAATTAGGAAGGGGTGGAGGAGGGAGTGGGGGTGGGGTGGTTATAGCGAGCGTGTTTCACAAATTGCAGCAAATTGATGCGAACGTTGTCACGCGAGGTCGGTACTGCGCACCGCGCTACGTACACGTCCAGGTGGTGGTTGTACGGCTCGTTGGAAGTTCAGAGATAAGGGAACTAACGATATGGAGACGACGTCCGCGTTTCAGCCGATGGATTAACGATCGATGGGACCGTCGGgtcgccccccctccccccccccggcgaTCGCTGCACTCTTTCGCGAACCCCCTCAAGATCCGCCGTTCGACCTTCGCGGAAAATCGTCGCAGCCGCGGAAAACGTCCGATGTGGATCCGACGAGTGTTTaggtttttctgtttttgttgttttttttttccctattggAAAATAACGGCTAACCGAGGGGAGACATGCGACCTCGCAGGTGGCGAGCGGAAACAGTCGAGAGAGCGACGCGTGAATATGGATGGACCGACGGTGGTGGCCGTATTACAACGATCTTACCAGCTATCTCGAAACCGTCGCAGAGCCATCTTTGAGACGTCCGTAGCCGCGTAGATGCCGGCGTAGGATAGCCGCGAGCAATTCCGAGAGCATCGCATTTACATAATCGTAATCCTCGTTAGAAGCGAGGACCTAATTCCCTCGgtattttatcttcttttcctttctcttcccGTTTAACGCCGCTCCTCGGAGAGCTGTTCCTCTTCGCTTCTTACTCACttaccacccccacccccccccccctccccgaagGTGGCTAGGGGGAGGAACCCCGCTAGACGGTGAGGGAATAATCTAGCCCGCTGTCGCGCGAACGttgttattcatatttttggaatttttcaccgCTAGAGCGGCGGCGAAATTCGAGGAATCTCATCTGAAAGAAAGAGGTGTCGGACAGGGCGCAATAACTGACTccgtgtatttatttacaaaatatatatatgtacatcgaCACATCGTTGAACAAACGTAGTTTAACATTCGTAATGAGGCGAGTAGCTATACACGCGTACCCGCCGTTAGTATCCAACTAGAAATGACGAAGAACGAAACCCGAGGGTCTTCCAAATTCGTCGATCGCTTATTGGATATAATgttatgtaataaaaaaaaaagaaaagaaaaaaaaaagaaaaagaaaaagaaattcctatggcttatataaaataataaattaatgggTAATaggtaaaaatgaatcgatcgGAATGAACGATGGTATGGCGTGGCGTGGTTTGGTTGACGTGTATTATTAAATAAAGATACGGTGAAGGGTgcagtggggggggggaaaaccGAATCCCGAAGAACCCCCGTCGAAGGCGATGTGATATAAAACTTCGAAACTCGAGCGCTGACTTTTTTTACGTCTCCGATATCTTCCCCTTCGGTTTGGACCGGTCCGAATCAGCATCTCCAAGTTCCAAATTACTTCGCGATTATACGGTACGCTCGTTAGTCaggttaaaaaataatttataacttaCCGCTAGTGAGAATTTCGCGGGGGGCAAGAAGTATTTCCTCCCACCCCTCAAAGAGTATTGTGCGGTTTTTTACTACCCGCTGATAGCGAACGCCCGATCGCTCGGATCGATTTTCCcgttctttcgtttctcgtaTGGCAAAGTGGGACGCGAACTTCCGATCTACTCCGACCGATCGTCGCCCTTGGAAGACTTCGACTCGGACGTTTCCAGTgatcttccttcctttttagAATCCTCGTAGTTGTTGTTGAAGAACAACGCCACCTCGTCTTTTCCGGACGCGCTCACGTCCGAGTCCTCCGACACGATGccgcttttttcttcgttgtgTTCCTCAGCTTCCGCAGCCCCGTTAGCCGATTGAGCTTCGCTGTTCAACGTTTGCTGAACGACGTTCTCCAGTAGGCTGATGTCGTGGGTTTGCTCGCGTTGTTCACCGTTGTAGACATTTCCGCTTGCCGCGTGCGCCAAATCGCCGTAAAtttcttccagattctgaatctgaggagatccCTGAATTTCGACTCGACCGTTTTGGGGTTGTTCGATGGCCGCCAAAATATCCTGGAGCAGACCGTTCGAAAGGACTTGTTCGTGACGTATACTTCCGTCGGAATTCTCGGTGCCGAGACCACCGTCGGCCGGTTGAATTTGAAGGGAGTAAATCCCCTTGCTACCTTGAATCTGGAAACCGTCGGATCCGGTCGCGGTTAGTCCCTGAGCCAACGCGAGCGCCTCGCTACCTTCGTGAGTCTGAAGGTAACGACTGGCGTCGACTCCGATCGACTCCGAGTGTTTTGCTTCCCCGAATCCTTGGGCCGTCAGAGCGGCGGTCAGAGCTTCCGCGGATACCGCGTCGTTCAGGTAATTTCCCGAAGGATAGGAGACGGAGTTCACTTGGAACTGGTTGTTAAAGTTGccggaggacgacgacgacgatgcagACGAGGAAGTTGAAGCGGATCCGGATGAAATGTGAATGTCGTTGGAGGTCAGAGCCGCGACAGCTTGGTCGGGAGTTCCGTAGGTGACGCCGATAGGGTTTCCGTAGCTATCCTTCAGGTCGCCATTCGGCTGCTGATGATTCTGGAGGGTGAGTACGTTCACCGACGGCGTATCGTAGAAGTTTCCCACGTTCGCGTTTAGATTAACTCCCGAGTTTCCGGCGTCATAAGAGTGTCCGAAGGATGCGAAATTGTTGGTGAAGCCGGACGACGAAGACTCGGAACTCGAACCACCGAAGGAGACCTGGTTGGTCTTCTGCAGTCCAGCGGTACAGTCGTGGTGAGGTTGATGTTGGACGATCGGCGTTCCGTAAGTGGTCATCAAAGCGTTTCCACCGAGGCTACTGTAAAGTCCGCTTCCAGAACTTGCGGAATTCGACACGAATGAATTCGCGTCAGCCCCGAAGTTCGGCGCACCGTAGGTGACGATCGGTGCCGGTGTGTTGAAATCCGTGAAACTTAAAGGTGTTCCGTAGTTGACGTTCGGTGCCGCGAACGCGGAATTCGATCCGAACGATCCGCCGCCGAAGAATCTACCGCCCGACGAAAACTGGTGACTCGACGACGATATCGTTTGCTGATGTCGTCCTCCCGAGGAACCACCGTGAACGGACGGTGCCCCGTAAGTTTTGAAGGGTTTACCGTGGCCACCCTGTGGCGGAACGTCGTATTGACGGAGTGCCGAAATAACGCCGGGAGGAATCTGATTCCTGAATTTCACCGGCGGCCTGTTTCTCGGGGGTACGAATGCACCCGGTGGTGGTGGAGGAGGTCCGTGTCTGAAGGATGGACCATGGCCTCTGTGAACGTGACGATGATGTCCGCTGGAATGTTGTTGTTTGTGGAAGCTCGATCCGAAGGAGGAGGAGCTGCTGCTCTGGAACGATCCCGAGTTTTTTATGCCTTGGGACGAGGGGTACGGACCGTTCGGCGAGTACGACGAAGGTGGCGGTGCACCGTACGAATCGATCGGATGATGAGAGGACGGCGGTGGTGGGGGGAGGACCAAATCTCCGCCGGAAAGGAGTCCGtgggacgacgaggaggaatCGCTGCCGAATCCGCTGCTGCCGCCAATTGAGAGACTCTGAAAATCTGCCCCCAAACTGTTCCCTCCCGCGGATCCGTGAGGGAGTCCGTAACCGTCCGACggcgggggtggaggtggTAAAGAAATCCCGCCTCCGTTTATCGAAAAGGAATCCGAGGAACTGCCGGAGCCGAACGAAGACCCCGATGATTCCTGGTGACCTCCGTTAGCCGGGAGTAACTCGAAGGCCACAGTTTTTATGATCGATATCGGTTCGGGATCTGGACTGCCGTACTGTACGCTGGGTTCGTTCGTTAGTCCCGGGATCCCGTACTGTTGTTGCGGTTGTtgcagttgttgttgttgttcctgCTCCAGATGTTGATGGTACTGATCCAACTGACTGGACGTCGCGTGGCCGCTGACGGCTATTCCTCCCGAGTAACCGTCGGAGTTCGAGTGCTCCTCGTAAGTCGGAAGTGCGGGAGGTGGAAGTCCGTGACTGTCAGCCAACGCGGACGACTGTTGCACCGACGATTTCAGGTCTTGAGCTTCGGCGCTGTGAATGGGGGTGCCGTAAGAATCGCTGGGTACGTTGCCTATCGGATATCGGGCGCCGACAAGAGCCTCCGAGTGGAATCCGTCACCTCCACCGATGTCCAGAGAGCTCGAAGAAGAGTGCGACGAAGAataggaggaagaagaggacaacgaggaggaggacgacgacgaagacgacaaCGAGTATCCGGAATGTCCGCCGTCGGGAGGAGTGCCTACGTGTCCGGCGATCGGCTGCCATCCGTCATACTTGATATCGGGGGGTGTCGGTGGTGCCGGAACACCGGGTGGCGGGGAGGGAATCTCGAGTGGCGCGCCGTATTCTTGTTGGACGGGCCGGATTTGAATCTGCGCATGTTGTATcagcgggggagggggtggtggtCCGTAATTGTCTTGAGGAGAGCCCGAGTGGAATGGAAGAGAAGGTTCTTTGTTCGGCGGACCGTAAGTTTCAATGGAAATCGGGATCGGGGGTCCGTGACCGTTCTTCGGGGGTCCGTATTGGTTTCTTATCTTGAGAGGAGGTCCGTACTTCTGCCCAGTCGGAGGGGGTGGCGGTCCCTCGTAAATCGGGGGTCCGTATTGCTGCTTCGGCGGACCATATTGCGGCTTCGGTGGGCCGTACTGCGGTTTCGGAGGTCCGTACTGAGGTTTTGGCGGGCCGTAGTGAGGCTTCGGTTTCCTGGGAGGAGGGGGTGGCGGAGGTCCGTAAGCGGGCGCTGGTCCGTGGAATCTCGGAGGACCATCGGGAGGTCCGTAGACGTCGTTCGGTCTCGGAGGACCGTAAGAGTTGCTGATCCTGTCGTTCGCGTCCGTTTCGGACGGTCCGTCTTTGGACGGACCCGAGGACGCCGATCCTTTGTTCACTACCGCGTGAATTTCGGTTGCTTGAAGCAACGCCAGTAGCAGACAGAGAAATGCAGCCGCCATCTGAAAAGTAGAAATAACGAGGTGTACAGAGTAACGCGAGGTTGATAGCGGCGTCGGAGAAGGGGAGGGAATCAGGAAGGAGGTAGCGAACTTCCGCTCAGTTTTAAGATAGCGCGACGCGTCGGCGAACTACATGCGGGTCCCCGTTATCGTCGCCCCGGCGAATTTCACCGCGAAATATGTCCAGACGAATTCTGGTGCGTAGAGGTAATTAGATATATTCAATTCGGTCTCCTTCCGGACGCGGTAACTGCCAAGGTCGAGCGTCGCCGGAGCTCATCTCGAGACGTCGTACGCGCTCATTCTCGCGCGGTCATATACCCGCTGCTCACGCTGTTCAGGAGACCGGTGACTGAGGTAAGTAGGACAACGGCCGCGATGCAAGGCTAACTAGCTATAACGCAATGAACTATAGCTACTTTCTCCCAACGTGTATCTCCCTTCTTCTCTCCCCGCATCTCTTTTCACCACCTCTCTTCCGTCTCTCCCTCTTTGTCTGGATGGAAGTCGTGACCGGGGATCAACTGTGAAGAAGTATATCGTAAACGCCGGATAAATATAAATGGGATGGAAAaagaggtgtgtgtgtgttttaaAAAATACTAATTTCCCATGCGCCAGATAATGGGAATGGATCTAGTGCGAGCTGGATACCGGTAATACTGGTCTCCCTCCGACGGTGCCCGGGAGCCCGCGGTCGAACGATATTTTGACACGTGGCTTCTGGATTTTCGGACACCTCCGAAGTATTCATCCGTCGCGAGACACGCAGCTCGATAAGTCGCGGGTGGTTAAACCCGTCTCCTTTTATCGGTAGCGGGGAATCGCGCGCGGCGGTGGCACCGACGCGTCTCAACGTTATACTTTCGAGATAATTGACGCCCAACCCAATTCTCTCGTCACTTTCGCCCGGGCGCCCATTTACGCTCCTTGAAAAGCTTCCGCGCTACTCGGGGATATCGGTAGGGTGTATAAGCGAGGACTCTCGAGTCTCGGGTAAACGACCAATAATTTTGTCCGATAATACGGGAGCCCGTCCGAGTCGCGTGACTCCTCGCGATCCGCCAGCAGCTGTTTAGGTTCGCGCCGCGGGTCCTCCTCGTACCCGATACACGGGGATAATGTTAAGGAACGTACTGTACAGTTACGCGTGCACAAGTACGTGCGGGTGCTCCCATGATTGCGGGtcgaaggggggaggggggagggggtgggggtggctTTTAACCCCTCGCGGTAATATCGTATTTATTATATCCCCGTTAGGAGCTTTGTCAGAAATTACAGGAACAACGACGGTGTTAAAAAGAAACGCGACGCGTTTTTCCGATAAGGACGTAACCGACAATTAGGTGCAGCTTAATCTGTCCACAACTATCGCTCCTCGTTCGTAATTAGtatgattattgtaattaatgCGCGCCCGAGCTCGAGCCGCTACAGCCGCTGTTCCATACGTCGACCCCTTCGGTGGTGAGCCCGTGTGCGGTGCGCTCAGCTGCACGCGCGGTCatcgttaataatttttcgcaagAGAATAAATTCACCGTGGAAAACGTCTTATTCAAGTGTTTCGCTATGTATACCGCACCGTACGAAAGCACGTAGCGAAGTCGGTTGTTAAAACCTACCTAGAAATACGAGACCTAGTTTTCCGTACGTACCGTCGCCGATACCGGCGAATCTCGACTTTGTTCGAATTCGATTCGTTGTCAAAGAagcgtttcaattattttattacggaCGAAATTTCATCGCGCTCGAGCACCCGACCTCCTTCGACGGTTCAGCTACTTTTCAGCCAAGGTGTCGGCTGGATCACGAGT from Athalia rosae chromosome 1, iyAthRosa1.1, whole genome shotgun sequence carries:
- the LOC105693318 gene encoding hornerin-like isoform X2 yields the protein MAAAFLCLLLALLQATEIHAVVNKGSASSGPSKDGPSETDANDRISNSYGPPRPNDVYGPPDGPPRFHGPAPAYGPPPPPPPRKPKPHYGPPKPQYGPPKPQYGPPKPQYGPPKQQYGPPIYEGPPPPPTGQKYGPPLKIRNQYGPPKNGHGPPIPISIETYGPPNKEPSLPFHSGSPQDNYGPPPPPPLIQHAQIQIRPVQQEYGAPLEIPSPPPGVPAPPTPPDIKYDGWQPIAGHVGTPPDGGHSGYSLSSSSSSSSSLSSSSSYSSSHSSSSSLDIGGGDGFHSEALVGARYPIGNVPSDSYGTPIHSAEAQDLKSSVQQSSALADSHGLPPPALPTYEEHSNSDGYSGGIAVSGHATSSQLDQYHQHLEQEQQQQLQQPQQQYGIPGLTNEPSVQYGSPDPEPISIIKTVAFELLPANGGHQESSGSSFGSGSSSDSFSINGGGISLPPPPPPSDGYGLPHGSAGGNSLGADFQSLSIGGSSGFGSDSSSSSHGLLSGGDLVLPPPPPSSHHPIDSYGAPPPSSYSPNGPYPSSQGIKNSGSFQSSSSSSFGSSFHKQQHSSGHHRHVHRGHGPSFRHGPPPPPPGAFVPPRNRPPVKFRNQIPPGVISALRQYDVPPQGGHGKPFKTYGAPSVHGGSSGGRHQQTISSSSHQFSSGGRFFGGGSFGSNSAFAAPNVNYGTPLSFTDFNTPAPIVTYGAPNFGADANSFVSNSASSGSGLYSSLGGNALMTTYGTPIVQHQPHHDCTAGLQKTNQVSFGGSSSESSSSGFTNNFASFGHSYDAGNSGVNLNANVGNFYDTPSVNVLTLQNHQQPNGDLKDSYGNPIGVTYGTPDQAVAALTSNDIHISSGSASTSSSASSSSSSGNFNNQFQVNSVSYPSGNYLNDAVSAEALTAALTAQGFGEAKHSESIGVDASRYLQTHEGSEALALAQGLTATGSDGFQIQGSKGIYSLQIQPADGGLGTENSDGSIRHEQVLSNGLLQDILAAIEQPQNGRVEIQGSPQIQNLEEIYGDLAHAASGNVYNGEQREQTHDISLLENVVQQTLNSEAQSANGAAEAEEHNEEKSGIVSEDSDVSASGKDEVALFFNNNYEDSKKEGRSLETSESKSSKGDDRSE
- the LOC105693318 gene encoding hornerin-like isoform X1, whose amino-acid sequence is MAKFKMAAAFLCLLLALLQATEIHAVVNKGSASSGPSKDGPSETDANDRISNSYGPPRPNDVYGPPDGPPRFHGPAPAYGPPPPPPPRKPKPHYGPPKPQYGPPKPQYGPPKPQYGPPKQQYGPPIYEGPPPPPTGQKYGPPLKIRNQYGPPKNGHGPPIPISIETYGPPNKEPSLPFHSGSPQDNYGPPPPPPLIQHAQIQIRPVQQEYGAPLEIPSPPPGVPAPPTPPDIKYDGWQPIAGHVGTPPDGGHSGYSLSSSSSSSSSLSSSSSYSSSHSSSSSLDIGGGDGFHSEALVGARYPIGNVPSDSYGTPIHSAEAQDLKSSVQQSSALADSHGLPPPALPTYEEHSNSDGYSGGIAVSGHATSSQLDQYHQHLEQEQQQQLQQPQQQYGIPGLTNEPSVQYGSPDPEPISIIKTVAFELLPANGGHQESSGSSFGSGSSSDSFSINGGGISLPPPPPPSDGYGLPHGSAGGNSLGADFQSLSIGGSSGFGSDSSSSSHGLLSGGDLVLPPPPPSSHHPIDSYGAPPPSSYSPNGPYPSSQGIKNSGSFQSSSSSSFGSSFHKQQHSSGHHRHVHRGHGPSFRHGPPPPPPGAFVPPRNRPPVKFRNQIPPGVISALRQYDVPPQGGHGKPFKTYGAPSVHGGSSGGRHQQTISSSSHQFSSGGRFFGGGSFGSNSAFAAPNVNYGTPLSFTDFNTPAPIVTYGAPNFGADANSFVSNSASSGSGLYSSLGGNALMTTYGTPIVQHQPHHDCTAGLQKTNQVSFGGSSSESSSSGFTNNFASFGHSYDAGNSGVNLNANVGNFYDTPSVNVLTLQNHQQPNGDLKDSYGNPIGVTYGTPDQAVAALTSNDIHISSGSASTSSSASSSSSSGNFNNQFQVNSVSYPSGNYLNDAVSAEALTAALTAQGFGEAKHSESIGVDASRYLQTHEGSEALALAQGLTATGSDGFQIQGSKGIYSLQIQPADGGLGTENSDGSIRHEQVLSNGLLQDILAAIEQPQNGRVEIQGSPQIQNLEEIYGDLAHAASGNVYNGEQREQTHDISLLENVVQQTLNSEAQSANGAAEAEEHNEEKSGIVSEDSDVSASGKDEVALFFNNNYEDSKKEGRSLETSESKSSKGDDRSE